The sequence below is a genomic window from Corvus cornix cornix isolate S_Up_H32 chromosome 1, ASM73873v5, whole genome shotgun sequence.
TTGAATCGAAGGACATTTAACAGTTTAGGAAGATAGCTTGATCATGTGGCCAATCTACTTCCAATGACAAGTCAGTAATTGTAAGCATTGTTATCCTGAATCTCTAAGAACCTCTTACAACTTGATGTAAAGTTTCTGAAGACTGGCACCTGTGAAAATCTGCAGTCCATGATGTGACATTTTTCTCTAGGTGATGACACCTATTAAATACATACTTCAGATTTTCCCAGTTTCTCATTCTTCTCATTGCAAGTATTTAATTTGCTCAGTATTCAATCAGTGATTTCATAACTGGTATTCAGTAAGTGAAACACATGGTGATTCTTTAAGTAAAGCCTGCAAATCCAATGTATTCTTCATAATACAAAAGCCTccttcaaataatttaaaaaataatttaaaaggcaATTCTATCACTGAACCCTGACATCACAAGGAGATGTATTTGTGATCTAGCCCATAAAGGAATAAATGTGCATGTAGCCATGGCATTCAGAATGTCAGGAAAAAACTCTTCATATGAGAACAATGATAATTTATGAATGAGAAATCATGCAtgtgtttataaagaaaatcagaagaCAGGTGATGTCCTTCCATTTTCTTAAACTTTAGAAGATTTGTATTCTTTCTTATTATTGCTAGTACAAGAATTGAGAGAGGGGTGTTATGGCACAAAGTGATCCAATACCTTTAGGTTTCTTATTCATACATGTCAAATTAAGTCACTTTTTCTTGCCCATCATTTAAAAACACTAATTTGGAGGGATTGAGAAAAGgaatattctgctttttctgtgaatttcatTTTAGGAGCCCTGTACATCAGGAGGCCTGTCTCACTCAGGAAGGATGGTAAGAAACTCAGAATTTATTTCCAGCTATCACTTACCTTGCtgtactttgaaaagaaaaggggtTTCCTATagaaaataatctaaatttCATCTCAAGGTCTGCTGCAAAGAGTTTGAATGGATTGGTGCTTTAGAGCATTTCTCTAATTAGTATCTTTTAGTCTTAAAAGCTGCTGAAGAGCAGTTTTCAATGACCAAATCTGTCTCTACCCACTGTGGAAAGAGGGATCACCCCATTCTGATACAGTGGAGCCTGGAGTAAAAATTTATGGACGTAATAGAATTGACCTTTTCCACAGACCATCTGAATATTTGAACTCCTGTTTGATGTGCTGACATATAAACTTCTAACATTTTTAACttctagaaaaaagaaaacccaaggTTCTAGATTAATAACTTAATCAGTAACTAAAACTATTTAAGATACGGTTTAACTAAGATTAAAGATGTCAATCATTTTTCCCAATATATGACAATATAAAGATAGATGATTacctttcttttaatattaaagcTCCTATACTGTTTTTTCCTCAGCCAAACCTTAAAAATTCATGTCATAAAATTGCATTTATCTATACAAAAAAACACTGAATGTACTTAACAAGCATAGTATCTTTaggtgaagaaaaattatttcatatttcttttgaTAAAGACATTCCAATGAATGCATCTTAGGTATTAgcaagaaaattaacaaaaattgCTGCTAAAAAATTCGGAACTTGTTCCAGCAAAGATTCACACATGTCCTCTGCTATATACAACTCTGCATCCCATGACAACCATCTAAAGTCCGATTTGTGGTATGGTTTGTGTCTGAGTGTACGAAATGCTCATTAAAtagaaagaagaattttcaaTTAATTACTTGCAGTGAACAAAAATTTAGTATATTTTCCAGAATGTCTGGCCTTGGAGTTCATAGCACTGAAATGAGCacaggttttcttcctttcctcagaAAGCATTGTatcacagaagcagagaacTAAAATTCCAGGAGGCAATCAGCAGTATCCAATACTAATTAAACTCTGTAATTCCAAAAAAGATTATTGTCCTCTGCCCTGGTCTACGTTATACAAATAACTAACATAACCTGTAGTTGATACAAAGATTTTGGAGGTTCTGCAGCAGCTTAATTCTGTCTAGTGggatatttaaatttttaatggcCAATCTACAGCCTAATACTATGAATATCAGAAATAATCAAACATAATGTTCATTTCATGTCATTTAGGCACATGGgtgcctttaaaaatgtatgcctttaaaaattatgctttcTGGGAGAGGTGTAAAGCATTATTGTGTTATTAGCTGCTATAGGTCAGGATGTTTTTCACATCTAGAATTTGATAATGCTAACACATTGTAGCACTTGCTGGTTTTTCCTCACCATGATTTTCTATTCATTGCTCAGTCTCCCCTTGAGATGTCTTTCCCTGCAACAACGGAAAAGTTCCTtcaagaggaagagaaacacGCAAGAGAATTTGAAGAACGTTTAAATTCACACCTTGAAGAGCTGCAAAGATATTCTGAAAATACTCTAAAAAAATATGCCAGGATGCAGCAAAGCAGGCATACATAAGCCATTCACACaattaagaaaagcaaaccaagtAATCACCTGTGAGTTTCTTAGAACTAAAATCTGCAACTAGCTGCTTAATGTATTTAGGCACATTGCCAAGAGCATGTATTTGTAACACCAAGTTTTCAAGAAAATCATCATTATCCTACAGATTTAAGTATACTGCGATTTGACTATATTACAAAATAAACTCTAAAGATATTCTAAAATATACAGGTGGGTTTTGCACAGTGCAGCAGAGACCCTGTTGCAGcactgtaaattaaaaaaggTACAATTCTGTAATGTACAAAGGGCTAATAAGTGGAATTATTCCCTTGAAATTAGAATCCACCAAAAGAAGTTCTCTAGATTGTACAGAAAAGTAATAAAGGCCTTTAGCCATGTCTCAGCTCCTGGCATAAAAAGCTTATCTATGCTCTGGTGATTCTTGGCTACAGAAATAGCCCCTGGGTCTCTGGAAATGCTGCTCCATGAGAAGAACATGAAAAGACAGAGCACATGTTTTGAAGCCACCCACAACTCCCCTTTTACCAGACCTATAGACTTCACCAGGGGCAGACCTTGATCTCAGGTGCTTTACCTTGAGactttacaatttttaaaacctgtattCAAAAGCACTTACTTTGGGTTTAAGTTTTGTTACCGTGTTGTCTTGTTGTTTAACTATATTGGAACAGCGAGGAAAAAGTTTAACTTCAGACAACATGTGATCGGTCTTAGGTGAGGGCCTAAATTCTTTACATTTTCCTACATCATAGAAGAACATTATATAACCAAGCAGAGTTAATTCAACTCCATGTGGCAAAAATCTGCATAATACTGAGATTCCTTTTATTTGCAATTCATACTGAATTCTATTGCTGTGCAAGCGAAACAGAAATTACAGACACTGTTGATGAACCACCAATTTCAGTGAATGAGATACTGAAGAACTGCTTTCCAGCATATACTGTTGCCAACTTCCTGGGAAAATCTGGATAAAAATAATACCAGGCTGTCAAACTGCTCCAGTTTGTGAGTAAAAGAAGTCTCATTAATATTCAGGACCATGGCTAAAATGTAAATTGTTTTTGGATGCTATATTTCCACTAAGACAAAATACACTACATCATACTTACACAAAATACCAAGATTTTAAATACCAGTTTGGCGCAGCTTGCAGTAAAATGAGTAACGAAGATGAGGACATCAAAGAACCTTTTACaggaaaattcaggaaaattacTAGACTCAGCTGGAGGAACAAGGACTGAATAAAAAGATGACGGAAGGACATCTGAACAAACTAAATATATATGTATCCTCAGCTTAGGGGGAGATGCAGTTTTAAAAGGATTAATGAAGAAATTCAGGAACCTCTGAAAATAAAGCTAAATTTTAAGCTGGGAAAGATCTATAGAAgtaaaagacagcaaaatactgtctttcagaagggcaaaataaaaaaaattagccaGTTAGCCAGTCTTTTTGCTACTGTCAAACACAAAAGATGATAGTCTGCTCCAGATCTTCAATGAAATGTGTCTGCCTCCAGTTCAGACCTGAGGACACCTCTCAAGGTATAGGTCTGTGAGATGATGCAGAATGAGTGAATGAAATCATCAAAAAAtgagtaagatttttttttcctgaagttttttgAAATCTGAGCAAGCTACTAATTTTTGACAATAAAATACCAGTTAGTTCCAGCCTGGCTTTTGTGCAATGCCATATAATAAACTGCCTGTACGAAGCATTGAAAACTGCAAGTACCTGTATCTGAACAGCCTACTTGTTACTCTTACTGCCTGCTCAGAGAGCATTATGCCACAAATGTGCTGAGACACAATGGATCAAGGTGCCATTTTTTTAACACCTACTTACCAGAAAGGTTGTCCTTCTCTTTCTTAGGCAAACAGCAAAAGTTGCTCATCTGACAATCCCCAGTTTAAATGAGCCCATTGCTACCACAGAATAGCTGGAGCCACACCATTGGTTTGAATACTTTAATTGCATTAAAAGTATCAAAAACCTCAGCTGAGGTTTTTGAAGGAAGATACATATTCCTGATGTTATCATGacaaaaaaactttttaaagaatgatGCAGAGCAGAAATAATAAAGACTGAGAAATGATGCGTTTATGAACAGGGGTTGGGCATGGATGTATATTGTCAAAAAAGGAATAATCAGAAGGGTCCGAGGCTATAAATGCCTGAAAACaccaataaaaatgaaaaaaagaagtagcaGTAATCATTAGGCTAATCTGACAGGACAAGGCGCAATCTTTGGGAGCTGCAAATTGcccaaaaaatacagaaaatttctATTCTACTTTGTGAATAGCAAGGCAATGGAAAATTTTTGTAAGCTGCTGGACTTTGATAATTTTTCAACGCTGTACTGAAAAGCAACTTTTTGGCTCCCAGTTGAAAGacttgttttaaatacaaagaacaATGGCTCAGGCTGccaccagcttttttttttgactgaaggaaaaacagaggcCAAATGCACGATGTTGCCAACATGTTTCATCAAgatgtaattttgaaatagttGGTGGCGTAAGAGCTGCCAGAGCATTGCTGTCCAATTCATCCCCCAAAACTTACTCTGAGGGGGCTGAAACAGCAGTTACTGAATAGAACAATTTAGAAGTGGCTCGCATTAAAGTTGGATATTTAgcacattttcttccatttcttcctctctccttttatGTATGGGAAATTTAGGAGTATAAGAATGGAAGAGTGTCAGACAGTGGGTACTCTGAGCCAATGTAGAGAGGAACgcaaactgcagcagcaaagcagtgccaaatgaacacaaaaatgaacaaacaatCACAGGCATGGCTCCCTTGCTTTTCCGATGGGTAGATTTAAACAAAGGCCAATAAATCTCTGCTGTGATCAGAGATAGTACAGAAAGTGCCTTACCCCCCAGTCTCACTGTTCTGGCTTTATTGTAGTGTAACTGGTTCTAATTCCTGGTTTAACAGCAGTACAACAGCACACAGAATCAAGTCCACCAGCACTTAATAATTCAAAGCTCAGCTAAACACCTCTGGTGGGAATGAGAAGAAAGCCATTAACAGAGACTGCTGAATGCATGAGCCCCAGGTGACTTCACATCTACAATCTGGCATGCCAGTCATCAAAGCCTGGATTACACAGCCAGCTCAGGTATGTGCTGAACTCCATtcactcctgctgctctctgctcctgtATCTCCCACAGACTCAACAGCTGGGAGAGTGCAGAGGGCACTGGGGAGAAGGTCCTTAGCTTGTATCATTCCTCTCTGGCTTTACAACCTACAACAGCCAATTATATCATTCACAtcattttcttccccatttaATTCCATTCAAAACAGCTATCCATTAGATTTTACACAAACGGCCTTTTGCTAGggaaatttggtttttttcttctcagacaCAGCAGTCTGCTGAGAAAATGTTAGATTAAGCAGAGTTCATTGGAACTGGCCAAACCAATGAGGGAACtgtgtgttgttttttccttgctgtagGGATCGGATCTCAAAGTTCACTGTGTTGGAGTTACTATTTAATCACATGGACACCCTCAAATCCATAAATAGGCTGTAATTTAATGTACCGCACCTAAATTTCTGCTCATGGATTGAGCAATGCCCCTAGACTGTGATACGCTGCATTCCTGCATCCCTTCCTAAGCCAACAGACCGATCTGGTTTTTTCACCTCTTCCACAGCTACAGGAGTGTTCAACCTGTACATGAACCATCTGGGCCCTGAACATAAACCCTCTGAAAAAAGAACAGTGCATCTTCTCTGATACGTGCATTTCAACTGAACATCAGTgaataagtaaatattttcttgtagATGGATTGAAATGTAAGACCAAGAGCCAAAACTCTCTGAGCTCTCAAAACATGTGCAGTTCTTCCTTCAGCCCACAGGCAGTGCCACTGGCTTCTCTCACTTGgctctggggagctggggcCACGTGTAACACAGCTGGGCATTTACCCACTGCTAGAATACTTGACGCgattgctttgttttcttagCACTTCGCAGACATTTATAAAACTCTATTCAAACCTTGATGTTTAAGTATTTGACTCAGATTTGATgtatgctttgaaaaatttggtttaaaaaactGCTTCTGTAACTTGATTTTCAGAAGGCAATGGCAGGTTTTTAATGACTTCACCTGATAATAAGCACTCTTGGAAACCATAGGACACTGCAGCATGAGTTTTCTGGTAAAATGCTTGTAATAAATCATTCCATTTTGCCCACAAGCTACTGTATGCTGGGAAAAGGTTTGAAACCctatttctgaaacatttttgaagGCAACTGACAGCTGGAGTAATAAACACAGTTAAAAAACCAGAGGTACAGTTACACCTTTGGCTGAGAAGCTCACACAAGCTGACATTTGGGCAACCGCCATTAATTTACTTCTCCATTATTATTCAGTGATTTTTGACAGTTTCTGTCTGCAGAGGCTTCATACCTTTTTTCCAAATCCACATTCTCATATTCAATACTAGTAAAAGGGGAATTTGGTAGAAAATGTCAGAATCCAACTTCATTGtttactacagaaaaaaatactctttttttaaaagtggaacTCTGAAATCCATTCCAGCTTCTGCATAAGGAACAATTCAGAAAGTGTAACACTATTTTCCTATCAATTAGCACTCAGTAAAACTGCACATTTCAGAGAATTGAAATACACAATGTCCCTAATTAGCTATAAGTTCCTATTAATAGACATTTGTCTCTGAAAAGATTATTACTGTGACCTGAAGAATTTACAGATGACAAGAGATAAAGGAAGGGCataagaaaaagcagcagaaatgaaacaTCTCATTAGAGGAGTAATCATAAATGTTATCTAACCCAACTGACCTTTGACCTACTTAGTTGTTATCAGCCAGTTCATCAGTTCATTGCTCTTACGTGTCACAGACTCAACTCTTGCAGAAAATGAAGGGGGGGGAACCACATAAGGACTCTGAACAATTTCAGGGAAGGCTCTCTGAATTAAAAATCATTGCCTGGGCTCATAAAAAAAGCCCTGCAGGTAGAAGGGACTGAAATAAGCTACTACTCAGAGGTGGGAAAATCACAGGGACTTCGTTAGAGCCATCACAAAGTATTACAGAACACGCAGGGTCAGAAAAACCTTGGTTAAGAATCTATGAAAGAGGACAATGAGGAGGAACCTGTGCAAGAGGTTATCAGAAACTGCACTTCTATTCTAGATGCCCAAGACCCCCAAGTACCCTGCAGGAcacacatatttaaaatgcacacaCTTCCTCAGGCACAAATTTTATTCAAGCTGAACAGCTCAGCTGAAAAAGGTGCAAACCACCAGAGCTCCACTGCAGCCATCCCTAACTgaggataaaataaaaacaggaaaaggattTGGTGCCTGGGAGAACAGAAACAGCTGGGAGATGACAGACTAAGCAATTACCTTTACAGATTCATCATTTCAGAGCTCCCCAGTTGAAGGAAGTGGTTGTCAGTGCAAAGCACAGATAATTTCAGTGCCAGCACACGGCTCGCTGAGCACAGGGGTTTGCCAGCAGACTTCCCGCTGGTCACTCAGTGGGTAAACGCTCTCGCAGTCAGACCACGCTGGCCATCCTGTCTGTGCAGTTCGTTGTGCAGATATCCCGATTATAATGCAAGCTGAGGGGGGGAACAACCTAACAGTCCATCCAAACTCTTCATTTAGGTTTTAGTaaactttgtatttcaaaaaCATCTCAGTCTGCAGGGCTCATTTAATTCTAGACACTCCCAACAGCAATAGCACTGCGTCAGGAGCCACGGCCATCCTCACACCATCAGGTATCTGCATCATTCCCCCTGGAGCTGGTTTATAGCTGGACATaggctctccctgctctgggaacacGGGCCTTAGGGGAAAGTGCACTGCAAGGGCCTGCACTTGCTCACCTtaagtggttttcttttgtaaagcaactctggctggcagcagcactctgCAGGGGAGCAATACATGGGGGTAATGCAGGAAACACAGTCCCCTCTTTCACTGGCACCTCTGTGAAGAGTCCCACTGACTGGGACTATCCTTGTGCCGAAAGACTACGTGTGAGGGAAAGACTCAAGGAGTATTTAGTTTTCAGCACAGAAGTAGTTCCTGCCATGCTCCAGTGCACTGTAGCATCATGTTCTTCCTTGCTTGGCCTGCATTTAAGGAGCAGTGAAGAAACAGTTTTCAATCTCCTTCCCCAAAATCTTCTGAAGGTTAATGCCTATTGAATGCCTTAAAATATCTGGATGAGAAAGGGTTGTAGTAGAATACAGGGTCATGGAGGCATTTTGATGAGAATTTGTAGCTTGAGTTCCTAGAATTAAACTGCCCAAGCTGTGCTCACAGCTTCCTTCCAATGAGGGGATGGGGGCATGCCAAAGGACAGCACTTCACCTCAGCAAACAGATCAGAGACCAAAGttacttttccttccttaatgaaagaaataatcaaGAGCTGTATGCAAAACCACCTATTTTTATTGCCACTTACACAGTTTCAAATATTGAACATTCAGATAAGCAATTATCTGTGTTTATGTAGTTTGTTATTAGTTACTTCACCATAACCTGGCAGAATCTCCCTTTCCAAATTCTGTAAGATTCCCTCCAGCAGATCTTGAAGTACTCACTTTGCATGGTGGCATCTCGCACCAAAAAGGAATTCTTTTTGAGTGAACTATATAGTGGTtgatgaaaaaattattatacaATGTAGGCTTTCAcaatgtcactttttttttcaaaataatttgaagattCCAGGTAAGACTTCttttattcaaaaaataaatatatcctTTCTGAATCAAAGCACTTCATATGACATTAAGTACAAAGAAGAAATGTACTTCTTTGGAAGTTCTGAAATAGACATACAAGAGCTCATGGGAGCAACATTATCCATAACAGTGATAAAAGctgaaagctgattttttaCAAATTTATAGCAGAACACGATTTCCTTTTACAATATAGAGCTTCAAACAGCTTTaagaaaaacaccatttttaaaagtctgaaagGCACATAACTGGACCATAAAACGTACTGGCACATTCACTAATACGTTTTATGTTACATTCCTAAAGAGTATCCACGGGACCCTAACcaagagaaagactgaaaataccAGCAAGTTCCTTTGCAAAGTACTAAAAGAGTGGCAGAGAGTTCCTTTTGGCTCTTGGTAAAATTAATATCCCAAAGCTAGAGAGTCTGAAAAGCTGCATCATTCAGTTGTATTTGGACGAGTCGCTACATAAACAAACACAACAATCAGCAGTACTACGACAGCCAGCGTGGGAAGCACCACAGTGGTGATCTGTTGCCGGGCCTCTTGCATtgcctgttttctctcctttttatcTTTGGAGGTctcttttttgggttttcctCTAAGCTGCCTCATCCTCCTCTTTAGatcttttttttgctgaaatgtGGGACCAAAGGGTGTGGAACAGCAGAAAATTGTCCAAGGTCTTTTGAAACAAGAGGCTGAAGAATTCCTTTTCCGTTGAGTGGCTGGCTGTGCAAGAAActgcaatagaaaaaaaaaaacaattcttTTGAGCAAGATCTACACACATTCCAGTCATTAAAACCATTTGCAGCTCCACGTGGTAAATCTTTCTTCCAATGGAAAGTGGAAGAAAGCTTCTTTCTTCCAGTGCAGCTTCTTTCAAGGAAACAGAACCATGGCGTTCAGCTCATCCACGTAACacttccccccaaaaaaccagagCCATATCAGCCCAAGAACTTGCACTCTGTTAAGCCAGAAACAAAGCCTGGCACCATATATTTTATCCTCCAAGGCAAACAAGGTAACACAGCTAAAAGTTTAATAATATGAATTAGTCTTGCATCAACACAGGGTCCC
It includes:
- the SMCO4 gene encoding single-pass membrane and coiled-coil domain-containing protein 4 isoform X2, with protein sequence MFKQPVGTKKYLRKALKFLAQPATQRKRNSSASCFKRPWTIFCCSTPFGPTFQQKKDLKRRMRQLRGKPKKETSKDKKERKQAMQEARQQITTVVLPTLAVVVLLIVVFVYVATRPNTTE
- the SMCO4 gene encoding single-pass membrane and coiled-coil domain-containing protein 4 isoform X1, coding for MRQLRGKPKKETSKDKKERKQAMQEARQQITTVVLPTLAVVVLLIVVFVYVATRPNTTE